AGACTATAACAATCTATTAGAGCAGATAGAACCATTGCTTTATCAGGCGGGAATTCGTCCTGGTGTCATTGATAGGAGTGACCGCGCGATAGGGATATACAGCTCTATTCGTCATGTTGGCCCGGGCTACACCACCCACGAGAAAGCTGCTGGATATAAATCCGTTGAAGTAACAGATCCCTTCAAACCCATCAAAACTAAATGGCATGATGTCCACATAAAGTGGCACGGTTTAGATTACCCAAGACACCTTGCTAAAGTCAAAATTACATTGCAACAGGTTATGGATGGAAAAAGCAAATACGAGCAAGGTATCATTACCAAACGTGAATTTTTGCAAATTTGTGCGGTCGCAACTGAATTTTTCACACGTTGGCATCATTTACTTTCGAAAGTTCCGGAAAAAACCACTTTATCCAGTAAGAATTGGGCTTCCTTCAATAACTTCAAAAAATGGATTGATGACAGTTATAAGTTGATGCCTCTACTTCGCGAGAATAACATCAAAAAAATTAAAGATGCAGAACATATTCTCTTGCAGACATCACAAATTAATGAGGTAAAGGAGGAGCCATTAAGAAAACTTAAAAGACAAAATGCACGAATTGATTTAATGCAACCTAAAGTATCCCGAGCAAATCCCGATCCTGGACGCAGGACTATCCCGCCAGGAGAAACAAAACACCATGAAAGTACGACAGGAATTTTCACCCAGTTGTATGAATATCGAAAAGAAACATTTAGAAAACTGAAAACAAAATCTGAGACAGAGCTCGGAAAATTAAGCAACAAATCGACGGGTCAATCCAAGATGGCCTATCAATCCCCTGCTTTAAAAATCACTGACAAAACAAAATCAGCACGAAGGAATTATCTAGGATTTTTGGAGCCTTTGATGAGGAGATTGAACGATGGACACAGCAGTAGCCTTGCAGGTATTTTAGCCGGGATCATTATCACTATTTTACTTTCAAAACTTACCCTGGGATTCGCTCTTATCATCCCCCCTTTAGTTGGTGCAATCATCGGCGGCATATACGATTGTCACCTCGATAAACCCACAGACTCCACGCCAACGCCACCAGCTGTCAAGAAAACAGATGAGGTTACGTCAAGAAGTGCGGCTTCTATAAAAAAGGAACGTACTCTTGCTAGCTCAATGCCCAATTTAAATACCGTGCACCAAAAATCTTCATCAGGGATAAGAATGTATGGGCCTCAAGAGCCCAAAATCGATCAAGGTGATCCTCATAAAATGCCTACTCCGCTCATGTAATTTGCTTGATAGTTTAGCTATCTAAACCATATCGAGAGCATTTTGTGATCCGATGAAGCGGATGCCCCTTTTATTATATCTTTCTTAATTCAAGCTACACTTGTTATATAAGTCTTATTTAAGGAAGTTAAGGGAATGAGTAACAAAGCACCCGTAATTATTGGTGATGTAAAAATCAAACCTGGAGAAAGGAAAACCGTTTTATTACCCATGCCCAAGTTATATGACTGGACACCCATCAGTTTACCAATACATGTCATTAATGGTGTGGAGGAAGGTCCTTCTTTATGCATTACTGCCGCAATACATGGTGATGAAATCAACGGTGTTGAGATCATCAGGCGCTTCTTGAAAAAAAAGGGACTAAAAAAAATCAAGGGGAACATCATTGCGATTCCTATTGTGAATGTATATGGTTTCTTGTACCAGAAGCGCTACCTGATGGATCGAAGAGACTTAAATCGATCGTTTCCTGGCAATTCCAATGGCTCACTTGCAGCCATTCTTGCAGAAATAATCAGCAAACAAATTTTATCCCAATCTACCCATGCGATTGACCTGCATACTGGCTCGAACCATCGTTTTAATTTGCCTCAGGTTAGAGCAAACCTGGATATGCCAGGAATTGAAGAATTGGCCCTGGCGTTTAATGTCCCTGTAATCCTGCACTCGACTTTTAGAGATGGTTCAATGCGCGAATACGCCAATGAACAGGGTATCCCCATCTTTGTTTATGAGGGGGGAGAGTCTTTGCGGTTTGATGAGCTTTCCATCAGAACGGGCATTAATGGGATTTTAAGTGTTATGGGCGCATTAGGGATGATCCAACCAGGAAAATTCCGGGTAAAAAAATGCACCCCCACGGTATCCAGAAGCAGTTATTGGATTAGAGCCCCAATAAGCGGCATTTTAAGACACATTAAAAAATCAGGAAATCGGGTAGCTAAAGGACAAACGATCGCGGTTATTGCCAATCCAACCAGTACGGAAGAATACCAATTAAAGTCGCCTATTTCCGGCATTATTATTGGTGAAAATATGTTACCTCTGGTGCATTCAGGACAAGCTTTATTCCATATCGCAAGTTTTGAAAAATTAACCATCGTTGAAGAACAATTGGAAAACCTACAAGAAGCATTTGATTTGAACGACTATGAAGATTAACTTCATCAAAAGTAATCAAGCCAAAAACGTAATAAAGTGGTTACCGCTTGGGGGGATTCCATAGGTGACATATGTCCCGAGTCTTCAATAATCGCTAATTTAGCATTGGGAAGGTGATCGCACAGTTCCTCATGTGTCGCCAAAGAAAAATTTTTATCTTGGCGAGCATGAATTACTAAGGTAGGCATGGTCAAAGAGGAGAGGAAGGAGCGACATTCTTGGCGCGCTAAAAGGATCTTTTGTTGTGCAATAAAAGTTGGTTGGCCAACACTTAAAAACATGGAATAGACTTTTTTTTTGACTCGCTCATCAACAACATAATCATCGGCAAGTGCTGCAGCGACCTCTGCAAATTCTCCTTGTTCAGACTTTTTGATCATTGAAATTCTTTTTTGATGTTTTTCCTTGGAATCGGGTTGTGCCGATGTATTTAACAAACACAGTTTTAAAACGCGTTCAGGGACTCTCCTGGCAAGCTCCAATGCCAGCCATCCCCCCATTGAATGTCCCGCCAAGAAAAAATCACCTTCAACTTGATTTAAAATCTCTTGGATTAATTCTTCAGTGGTATTTCTCACTAATGGGATGCTTTGACAGCGCACAAGATCCTGCAAATGATTGGTTTGATATGACCAAACGCGCTGATCCGATAAAACCCCAGGTAAAAAAATTAATGTTTTTTGCGACACAATTCCCCCTCTCAATTAAGAAGAACGTTTTCAGATAATAGCAATAAAAAAAAAGAAAAACAGTGATATCCTTTATCTTCTTCAGGTGATTTCACTCAATGCCCCGGGAAGTCTAAATGATAATTTCTTAATTAATATGGCCTTAATGTAATAGCAAATAAGAAAAAAATCGTTACATTCGAGAATAGGCGAAACCCAATTAAAAGTATAAAATTTATCAACGCACTTTAATTGCCTTGCAAGGTTTTTGTCTATGCCGAATAAATCATTGGATACTTATTTAAGCTTATGCACCCAAGTCTATGATTTGAGCAAGCCACTCCCACCAAAGGATGCTTGGGATTTTTATCTAAGTTATGCACAAGAGGCGGATGGTCCTATTTTGGAGCCTATGTGTGGTACAGGTCGCTTTCTGCTGCCGATGCTGGGCGAAGGATTTGATGTCGAAGGGTTTGATGCAAGCCAATCGATGCTGGATGCGTTACATGCTAAAGCAAGAGCGCAACATTTAAATCCCAATATCTGGCATGGATACCTTGAAAAACTCCAGCAAGCAAAACAATACAGTTTAATCTTTATCCCTAGTGGTTCGTTTGGTCTTATTATTGATTTGGCTGCAGTGAAGCACGCGTTAAACGTTATGTACGATCATTTAAAAGAAAATGGTCGCTTGATCTTTGAAACAGAAACCTTAAATGCCGTTCCTAAAGAATTAGGCATTTGGCGTGGTTCACGTTGGCATCGAGCCGATGGACAAATCATTTTGCTCAGTCAACTGGCTATGCTCCAGGAATCAATTTGCTATTCCATTGGCAAATATGAATTAGTTGAAGCCAATCAACTGATAAAAACTGAAATCGAGGAATATAAAATTCGGCTTTATGATGATCCATCCCTGTTAGTGGATTTATTGCATGAAACGGGTTTTAAAGAAATTCGCCTGCTTAAAGCATTTGATAGATCTGCATCCCCAGATAAAAATGACGAGACGGTTATCTATGAATGTAGAAAGTAATCCGGCGTTTCTTTGGGCACAAAATTACCTGAATCAACATGGCTATTCCATTGAAGGATCGTTTAAACAAATGCACCATGCTTCCTGGGCCAAGGTGCATCAAATTGCTACTAACAAAGGATTTTTTTATTTAAAACAAATACCGGAAGTATTTGCTATTGAGCCTAATTTATTATTATACCTTCGAAGTTTTTTTCCGGCTTCAGTACCTGAAGTACTGAGTACTCATTTCGGTTTAGGTTGCTTTTTGATGAGTGATAGAGGGACGCCACTTAGAGAAAGTATGGCGATCAACTATCCACTTGAATTGGCCAAAGAAGCACTTAAATGTTATGTAACCATCCAAATAGGGCTTATTAGTCAAATGGACTCCTTGCTGGCGCTCGGGGTTCCTGATTGGCGCTTGACTAATTTACCTGGTTTCTATTTAAAATTGTTGGAGGAATCTGCTTTTTTAAAAGAGGATGGTTTGCGTGCAAATGAGTGGCAGCAACTTATCTCTTTGCACCCCAAAGTGGTGGATCTTTGCCAGCAACTAAACCAATATGCAATTCCTGAAACAATAGAACACAGTGATTTTCACGAAAATAATATTCTGCATCAAGTGCAGCATCTCACCGTTATTGATTGGGGTGAAAGCGTTATTTCCCACCCATTTTTTTCTCTCATTTCATTTTTGATGGACATGATGCACCATCATCAGATCAAGGAGCACAGTGAACTCTATGGCATATTACGTGACAGCTATTTGAGTCATTGGCAGGCTTTTGAACCTCAAGAGCGATTATTGAAGGCATTCACATTAGCAAAACGTTTAAGTCCAATTAAATATTGCTTAAGTTTTTATCGCTTAACCCAATGCCCAGGATGGTATCCCATGGCGCGTCATCAAGGACGAATAGCGAAAGTACTGCGCAGGTTCATCCAGTCAGAAATAAAAGATTAGCTCCCTTCTCCCCATGAGGAGAAGGTGCCTTAGGGCGGATGAGGGTTTTGATTGCAGGCAATTAGTCTTTCCCCCCCTCTCATCGCTGGGAGAGGGATTGGCTTCATTTTTCTTTCTGGATTTTACAACGCAATAATTTCCAATAACCAAAAAGATTGGTCTTTCGAGAATCCAACAGGATTAATGGCTTGTAATCAAGAAGAGATTGGACTGAAAAATCGGATCTAAAACCAACAAGCTCATTAACACGCGCAAATATTCTCTCAAAAAAACGAATTACAGAATGTTCAGAAGCAAAATGATTGACAAAGATTATCTCTGCCGTAGGCTTGGCAACACGTGTTAATTCGCGCAAAAAAGCATTCACATCGGGAACCACAGAGGCCACATACATAGCGACTATAAAATCAAAACTGTTATCAGGAAACTCTAAATGGGCCGCATCCATAATTTTTAACTGCACTCGCTCTTCGAGGTTATTTTTTACCACCTGCTCCTCTGCTTTTTCCAACATTTTTTCAGAAATATCAATTCCCGTAATGTGTAAATCAGCACGATACAGCGGTAAAGACAAACCCGTCCCAATACCAATTTCAAGTACTGTAGCGTGTTGCTTTGCTGCTTTGTTGATTACATCGGTACACAAAGAACGACCTGGGTTAAAAATAGAACCAAACAAAAAATCGTAGAATGAAGCGTAAACATTATAAACTTTTCTTATTGAGGCGACAGACATAACAAACTCCATAAAATGCGAATAATTTAATAATTAAATTATGGGTTCCTACCTATCTAATATAGACCTTAAAAGCAAAAAAAAGATACTTTTAACTCCTTGTTTTAGAGTTCTATTTCTAATAATTAAATAATAATCCTTGGACCCTCTATAGCCATTTCGACTCAAAATTATCGCTTAGATACCTCTCCAGGAGAGGTATTGGGCGATAAATTTTTATGGAGGGGTCGGTGCAGCATATTCCACCTGTTCCTCTTCCTTTTTCTGGGAAAAAAAACGCCCCCTTTGTTTTTCTCTTCTCGCTATAATTCCATCGGCATAACCAGTCCATGGTCGTTGCCTTATTAATGCGTCTTGATAATCCAAGCGTTCTTGTCCTTGATAAGAATCGGGATCATCTGAGGTAAGTCGACCGTTTGGAGCAATATAGGCTACTGATAATTGGCGTTTAAGACCTGGAGGGATGAGTCTTTTTTCCTTTTGTTTACCTGAGTTATCTTTTTGCTTCAACATCATAATCTCCTTTATTCTGAAATTAAAAATCCACAGGCTTTTTTCAACTTTATATCAAATATAAAGAAATGAAACAATGCGATTCAATTTGATCAATAATAAAATTACTGACAAAATACATTTCAGCTTGTTTATTTAATTCAGGTTGCTTTATTTAAAATGTCATTAAAAATTGACTTAAACCATCCTATTTTTTTGTTAAAAAATAAAATTCAGGAAGTCAGTAAAAATTTATTGGACGGATTTGGATTTAATTATTTTCAATATTTACGATGTTTTGCGGATGGCTCAATTAATTGTTTAACCAACAATACCGGTCTCTTTGAATACTTCCAACACATTGAAAATGAACCTGTTGTGTTCTCGTCATTTGAAAACGATCATGAAAAATCTCACTCATACTGGTTTCTTTGGGATGAAGAATTGCCGAGTACACCAGTGCAAATTGCCCGCGAAAAATTTAATATGCACAATGGGCTGACCTTAGTCCGCCGCAGTAAAAATTATTACGATATGATTGCGGTTGCCTTACCCTATGAACAAGAAAATGCAGGATCTTTTTATCTCAATAAGCTCAAAGCAATTGAGCAGTTTACTTTTGATTTTGAACTTCAGAACAAAGAGTTAATCCAAGAACTGAATAAAAACCCAGTCGCTTTACCTGAAGCCTATCGTGATGTGAATTACAAAGATATTTGCCTCACTCAAGGCCGAATCCCTGTAATTGGAAGAAGTGGACCGACCTACCTCACGGTACAAGAATTAACCTGTCTCAGAATATTACTACAAGGAGCAACCCACAAACAAATCGCCCAATTTCTTGAGCTTTCACCTCGAACAGTAGATACCTATTTGCTGCGTATCAAACAACGTACAGGATATTCTTCCAAATTAGAAATGGAGCGGATGTTGTATCTAGGTTCGGCACTGTAAGGTTTTATGGTTGTCCGTGTTCGTACCGGACAGACAACTTTTTTTCCGTTTTCTATACTCCGTCAAAAATTGGTTCAGGAGAATAACTTATGAAACGTCCAGAAATAAAACCAGCAGAGCAACTCTTTAAACAATTTTGTGATGGATATGAACAACGTAATTTACCTTTGTTACTCAGCCTCTTTACTCAAAATACGAATGTCTGGGGATCTGCAGTTGATGAATACCGTATCGGCTTAAAGGAAATAGAAGAGCAATTTAGAAGGGATTGGAGCCAATCAGAACAGGGTAAAATAGAAATAATTCGTTTTGTTCCAACCCCTGATGATGCCCTGTGGGCTGCCGCAGTATGTAATGCACGTATTACCATCGAAGGCAGCGAGCATGTATTCGAACATTTGCGTGGTACATTAACCATCGAAAAAGAGCAGGGAGCCTGGAAGATTGCCCACATGCACTGTTCTTTCCCTGATTATCGAAATCCTGAACAGGGATCTTTTCCAGTAGGAAATGAATCATGAAGAATTAACTGATGTTTTAGCTTGGGTGTAAGTCCGAAAAACCGAAAGCGGTTTCTCATCTACGCTCAGGCTAGCCGTTATGGTATCACTTAAATCCTATCCTTTTTTTTACCGAATCAATAATCACTACGCGTTTCATTTTTTTTAGCGTTTTTATTGAGAAAAAACAAAAATCTCTAAATTGTCTATACTTATTCTGTCCTGTTAATAAAAGTGACAGCCTTGGCTTCATATTATTCATACAAGAAAAAAATGAAATTGTGTTTAAACTTCAACCATGAGGACAGAAAAAATGGATCTGAGTAAGCGTATAGAACCAAAAACCTGGGCTTTCGTTGAAAAAATCAAGAAAGCTGGTGGTAAGCCGATTTATGATCTTCCTGTACAAGAAGGAAGGGCGATTTTTGATAAATTGCAAGAAGCTCCTTCTATTAAAGAACCTGAGGTAGATATTGAAGATCGTTTTATTCAACATGCCAAAGGGAAAGTAGGCATTCGTATTATTCGTCCTAAAGGCTCAAAAGAAAAACTACCCGTAGTCATGTTCTATCACGGTGCAGGTTGGGTTTTTGGGGATTGGCAAACTCATGGACGTCTTGTTCGTGAGCTTTCAGTCGGTGCTCATGCTGCCGTCGTATTTGTCAATTATTCTTTAGCTCCGGAAGCACAATACCCAACACAAATTGAAGAAGATTATTCAGCGTTGAAATACATTGCCGAGCATGGCAAAGAACTCAACCTGGATACTTCTCGTTTAGCCGTTGCGGGTGATAGTGTCGGAGGAAACATGGCCGCAGTGATGACCATTCTTGCCAAACAACGTGGCGGTCCTAAAATTGATTATCAAGTGCTCATTTATCCAGTAACTGATGCCAACTTTGAAAATGACTCCTACAAAGAATTTGCGGATGGTCCTTGGTTAACCAAAAAAGCCATGGAGTGGTTTTGGGACAATTATTTACCCGATAAAGCCAAAAGAAAAGAAATCACCGCATGTCCTTTGCAAGCCACTGTGGATCAACTCAGAGGGTTACCTCCAGCACTGGTAATTAATGGTGAATGTGACGTATTGCGGGATGAGGGTGAAGCATATGAGCATAAGCTTAATGCAGCGGGTGTTCCCGTCACCGGAATCCGCCATCACGGCACCATTCATGATTTCGTCATGCTCAATGATCTTTTTGATACTCCAGCATGTCGTAGTGCAATTGAAACCATCAACAGTCATTTGCGTATGGCATTTGCCAAGAAGCACTAATTAAATACGCTTGAGGGATACGGCCAGTATCCCTCTTTATTTTTTATGACAATTCAAAATTCGAAACGGTTTTTTTATTTCCAGATTCTCTGTTTTTAATGCCTGTAAATAAAGGCTCTTGATACCCACCTGGAAGTCCTTCTTTGGAAAAGACAATTTGCCATAACTGGTTTGTACGAGCACGAAAAGAACCGGCACATGCTAATAAATAATAGCGCCACATACGATAAAAACGTTGGTCATATTGTTCCTTTAAACGCTCCCAATTTTGTTCGAAGCGGTCATGCCAGGCCATTAGGGTGTTGTCATAATAAGCCCCAAAGTTCGCCCAGTTTTCCATAACAAATAATCCTTCTGAAGCGTTACTGATTTGCTCCATAGACGGAATCATACCATTAGGAAATATATATTTATTAATCCAGGGATCACTGGATTTGGTCGTTTCATTTCCGCCAATGGTATGTAACAAAAACAAGCCATTATTTTGAAGACAATCACGAACCTTTTGCAGGTAAACACGATAATTTCGATACCCTACATGTTCAAACATCCCTAAAGAAACCACACGATCAAATTGTTCATAAATATCCCGATAATCCTGGAAACGGATTTCAATAGGCAGCCCAGAACAATTTTGTTTGGCATAGTCATACTGTTCTTTGGATATCGTGATCCCCACCACACTGACACCATAATGCTCCACCGCATATTTGGCAAAAGCACCAAAACCACAGCCTATGTCTAATACACGCATCCCCGGTTCGAGTTTTAATTTCTGGCAACTTAATTCCAATTTATTCAATTGTGCCGTATCGAGATCATTGGCATTTTTCCAATAACCGCAGGTGTAATTCATACGGCTATCCAGCATGGATTTAAATAATTCATTGCCTAAATCATAGTGCCTGCGACCGACTTCAAGGGCTCGTTTTTTAGATTGATGATTAATCAATTTGAGCCAAATTAATTTTGGCCATAACCATTTGTCGGCTTTGACTTTTTCATACAGTCGCGCCCGCAGAATACGGGTAAAGAATTGGTCGAGGCTTTCACAATCCCACCATCCATCCATGTAGGTCTCGCCTAGTGCTAAAGAACCCTCATTAAAAATACGTTGGTAAAATTCTTCATTATTAATTTGAATATCCCAAGGTTCCTTCCCATTAGGTGTAATACCCGCTGAATGCAAGAGATCTGTGGCAATTTTTTTAATTTGCTGATTCATGAGTAGACTCATCCCTTCGTACTACACAATTGAAAAACTTTAAGCTGAGTAATTTTTATTGCTTTCGATCACTTAACTTATCCTGTAAAAAAATAAATACCTCAAACAACAAAAGTATTAATACAATATATTTTCCATACATGAGCACTGTCTGTACTATAAATTTGTTACCTACATTTTGTTTGTATAAAGCAAAAGAAAATGAATAATACATCCCTAAAGTAAAAATTCGGGTCCATTGAGAAAGATTATAAACAAAAATGCCATGAATAAAACCTGCAATCATTATTCGATGATACATTTTAATTAAACTCATTCCCTCAACAAGAAATAATAAACTGGTTGCAAGAATCCAAGTATTAAGAATTACCTTATCATCAAGAGCATGAGTCGCGGTAATGGCCAATCCTGAGATGGACAGGGCACCATGAATGATGCTGTTTCCGTTACTCCAACCTAACAGCAAACGTTTCTTTGAGCATGAAAGCAAATACTTCCCAACAATCTTGATCCCAATGACATAGAACAAATAACCCAAAATAATTAATATCTGGCTAATTAAAATCGGCATTACCGACGCAAACAAAGAATGGGTAAGTAACGCTAATGCTTGCGTACTCACAGTAAGAAGTAAAATATTTCCAGTATGTATTTTTATTTTTTTTAAAAAAATACGCTGTAAATTGATTAATGAAATAACGAGATAAATTGGCCAAAAAAATAACGCGCAAAAGGCACACAACCAAATAACCAAATCCCAGGAGGGGAATTCTTGTAAAAATAAGAGTGTTAACACTGAAGAACCGGCTACCCAAGTCCCGATACCAAATTGATTTATTGCGCGGGTAGTAAACAACTTAAATTGTCCTGTCAAAGAACATTTTACAAAAAAGCATATTAAATAAAGCCCTATAACCAACAACTCCAGGATAATCAGTCGTTTAACCAAAGGGGTTACAAATTGAAATCGCGGCAACACATCAAAAGTGGCAATCCCAATAGCCATGACAATGCTGCCGGCAGAGGTCTGGCAACAGATGCCATTCTTATAAAAGTGATGCACCAAAGCTGAGACTAAAAATAAAATCAAGAGATACAGAACTGAATAATATTCCATAAAGTGATGATCTCAGAGAGGACTCAATTAAAGTCGTATTCCATTCATTCTACACATTTGAACTTATAAGAAAACTCCCTGGCGTGCAAATTGCATGTGGCTACAAAGCTACCTTTTAATTTTTGTAGATCGCTTTTTCCTATCGACCTGATTTAAAGATAGCGCGCCTTAAAATTTTTAGTGAGGAAAAATTATGCCCCTAACCAGTGCATTAAATGGATTAAGCAGTATCAGCGCTCTTAGCCTTTCACAACCTGAAGCCATCGCAGGTTTAGTAGCTCTTGGGATCGTAGGTACAGGAGCAGTCATTGCAATTGCTCATAAAAAATGGGAGCACTATGAAGAAAAAAAACATAGAGATGAAATTGAAGACATCAATCGACGCCATAAACATTTCTTGGAAAAAATTGAAGTCCCTGGTTATGGCGTCATTCAAGGCTTCCCTCCCATTTTCAAATTTACCCTTGAAAATGACCTCAAATCAGTAGATTCCCTGCACTATACCGTGGATGATATTAAGGAAATAGGCAGAAAACTCCCACAAGTACCCCCTGAGTTATCGTCATACAGACAATCCATTCTACATGCGATCTTAAAATTAAAAGAGTATTATTTAAGTCGGGATAATCATAATGATACTACCGCAGGAGTTCTTTCTTATTTACTCAATATCTTACAAAACAGATGCTTAAGCTTCGAAGGGTATGATTTTGATTCGGCATATCTTAGCGCGCTGACTGACTTTATTGATGATTATGCATCTAAAGAAGGTAGGGAAAATAGCCAGCATTTTAAACGTTTGCAACCAGTATATACCTACTTATTAGATGCCAAACAACACTTGGACAAACATAAAGAATCACTGTCATTACGTGAACTGGTCAATGAGCTTAGAGAAACCTGTCTTGATGACAGTAATCGATTGTTACGACTCTTAGTAAAAATGGTGGTGCCCGAGAAAGAAAAGGATTTAGCAGATACAGTAGCCCTTGATGAGCTGGAAAATAATATGGTCCGTAGAGAGTATATTAAATCCGAAGTATGGGGGACAGTTTTTAGTAAATTTCATGAAATCAATTTACCGGAATCTGTATTTAAAGATTGGATCATCGGTTTGGCTGCATACTATCTAAAATCCCTCAGGCCATGTTCCATTTTGAAAGAAAAAAAAGTCATATCACCCGCCGATCTTTTTGCGTTCACCGATTGGGCACAAACCATTCAGCAGCAAAGAAGCAAAACATCAAAAGATAAGGCACGTTTAGACAAAGAATTAAAAGCAATATTGCGGGTATTTAGTGACTCACGCAATTTTATTAACACCAAAAGAGTGGGGCCTGAAAAAAATCCTGAGTTTGTGGTGGTTAATGAGGAGCAGGAGTTGCTGGAGCGAACCGTCATTATGGCAAATTTTGCCCACTTAATTCACGCCATTATTTCCTTACAAGCATTTTGCTCTCACTTATTGCACAGCATAGAACAATTGGGAGCAATTTATATTAATGATCCGCAGCATTTTACTGAAATTTTTACTGTGCTCGACAATTTATGTAGGGTTGTTGAAGCCGACCTGCAACACGTCAAAGAATCGTTCGTCGCGATCTCCAAAGCCAACAAAAATACCATGCGCCTTGCAAAAGAAGGATTATTTCCCAAAGAAATTATCATGGTTCTCGAGTCAGTGGAGCACATGCTATTGAAGCTTGGCACCCAAGTTAAAGAGTATAAAAATCGGCACTCTGAACCATCAGAATCAGCAACTAAGACAGCGGTTTATGAGATGCTTGCCGTCGCTCAGTTTTTTGAAAAAATGTATACCCTCCCTCAAACCATTGCACAACCGATAAATCCAGCTCTGGAAGCTAAAAACAAAATTGCCGACACGCCAATCAAAGTCACTGCCCCAACAAAGTCATTATTAAAAGAAACCATCGCTAAAGATGAATCATTGGACATCAACCAAAAAGAAA
This sequence is a window from Legionella cherrii. Protein-coding genes within it:
- the cfa gene encoding cyclopropane fatty acyl phospholipid synthase: MNQQIKKIATDLLHSAGITPNGKEPWDIQINNEEFYQRIFNEGSLALGETYMDGWWDCESLDQFFTRILRARLYEKVKADKWLWPKLIWLKLINHQSKKRALEVGRRHYDLGNELFKSMLDSRMNYTCGYWKNANDLDTAQLNKLELSCQKLKLEPGMRVLDIGCGFGAFAKYAVEHYGVSVVGITISKEQYDYAKQNCSGLPIEIRFQDYRDIYEQFDRVVSLGMFEHVGYRNYRVYLQKVRDCLQNNGLFLLHTIGGNETTKSSDPWINKYIFPNGMIPSMEQISNASEGLFVMENWANFGAYYDNTLMAWHDRFEQNWERLKEQYDQRFYRMWRYYLLACAGSFRARTNQLWQIVFSKEGLPGGYQEPLFTGIKNRESGNKKTVSNFELS